Genomic DNA from Desulfurellaceae bacterium:
GACCCGAAGCGTTATCGTCATCGGCAACGGAGGGGGCGCTTTCTGGACCGGCTTCCGCCCCTATGCGACCCGTCATGCGGACGACCCGCACCCGCTGGATGACTACACGGTCGAAGTCGTCGAACGCAGCCTGACGCCGATTCTGGCATCCTCGGGTGCGCGGTACCGGTATGCCTATCCGTTTCGTTTTTGGACCGAGCCGGTCTCGTTCATGCACCTGGCTCAGGCCGCAGGTCTGGCCGGGCCAAGCCGGCTGGGCATCATGCTTCACCCGGTCTACGGTCCGTGGCTGGCTCTGCGCGCTGCGGTGCTGCTTGACCGAGACCTCCACCTCCCGCCCCCGGCAGCGGGCTTTGATCCCTGCCCTGACTGCGCCGAAAAGCCCTGCATCCAGGCCTGCCCGGCGGGTGCGGTCAGCGCCGGGCGCGGCTGGGATATTCAGGGCTGCGTTCAATATCGGCTGACGGCCAGCCAGGACTGTGCGGACGCATGTCACGCCCGCTACCAGTGCGTGTACGGCCGGCAGCACCGCTATCCGCCAGACGCCCTGCGCTACCACCAGGCCCACAGCCTGGCCACCATGCGAAAGTATAGGGAAGACACGTAGGGACGAAAAATCCTTCGCTCCTACATTTGCCCTGTGACTTCTTGCCTAGGCCTTGGCGCTGGGCCGTGCCGACACGGCTTCATGCCAGCGGGCCAGATTTTTCTGCTCCGGAGCAATGCCGATCTTCGACACCCGCCCGAAATCAACCGCGCACAGGGCGGTAATATCGGCCACGCTGAAGCGTTCGCCGGCGACAAACTGCCGGTCGGCCAGGACCTCATCGAGCCAGGCCAGATTTTGGACGGCCCGCCGCTTGGCCACCTCGGCATACTCTGGGCACTGCTCGATGCGACCCTTGAAAAACGCGTGGTGTTGACGGAACGAATCGGCAATCGGCAGCAGGAGTTCAAACTCCATGCGGCGGTCCCACATGGCCACCACGGCCCGGTCGGTGGCATCAACGCCCAATAGCGGCGGCTCGGGCTGGATTTCTTCAAAATAGCGGCAGATGGCGGCGCTTTCTGCAATACAGGTGCCGTCGTCCAGCTCCAGCACCGGCACCGTGCCCATGGGGTTTTTCTGCCGGAACTCAGCCTGACGGTTGACCGCGTTCATAATATCAACTTCCTCGAACGGGACATCGAGCCCTTTTTCGGCCACAAAGATGCGGACCCGGCGCGGGTTGGGGGCGGCTTTGCTGTCGTGAACTTTCATACCATCCTCCTTGCTGAAGTCTGGGCTCAACCTATACCAGCCGATACACCGGAGCTAGACGGGCGGGCTGAGACCGCTTCCGACGGAGCCCGATGTAGGCTATGCTTCGCCCCAGGAGACATCCTATGCCCCTGCCCGACCCGATCCTGCAATCCGAAGCCTTTGAGTTGAGCGACGCCGTCCAGGTCAACGAGTTCTACCAAGACAAGGGCTGGACCGATGGCTTGCCTATTGTCCCGCCCACCGCCTACGGGGTAAGCGCCTGTCTGCGGGCGGCGGGACTCAGCCCAGACACGATCATCGGCATCGAACGCGTCCGGCAGCGGCCCCTGACGGCCGAAAAAGTGGCCATCAACGCCGTCATGGCGGGCTGTCTGCCCAGCTACATGCCGGTCCTGGTCGCCGTCCTGCAAGCCATGTGCGAGGAGCCGTTCAACCTGCACGGCAGCACGGCCAGTACCGGCGGCAGCGCCCAGTGCATTGTGGTCAACGGTCCCATCCGCCAGACCCTGGGCATGAACGCCACCCATAATGTGCTGAGCACCGGCAATCGGGCCAATGCGACGATTGGCCGGGCGGTGCGCCTGGTGCTGATCAATGTCCTGGGCTGCGTGCCCGGCCAGTTGGACCGCTCCACCCTGGGCCATCCGGGCAAGTATTCGCTGTGTCTCGCCGAAGACGAGGAGGACAGCCCGTGGCTGCCGCTGGCCCAACAGCGCGGCGTGGCCGAGGGCATGTCAGCCGTCACCGTCATGGCCTGCGAATCGCCCCGCCAGACCATGAACGAGTGGACCCACGACCCCGAGGAAATCGTCGAGACCTTTGCCGCTGAGATGCGTCACAATATGCTGACCTACTCGATCTGGCCGGGCAACTACGGGCTGGTCATTCCCAAACAGCTGCGCGAGTTGCTGGCTGCGGCCGGTTGGCAGAAACACGACATCCAGGAGTATGTGTACCGCCGCGCCCGGGTCAGGCGGAGCGACTGGGCCGGCGTCGGCAAGGCCGCTATCGTCAACCGGGGCGGCGGACCGGACCAGGAATTTTGCGCCTTGCGCACCCCAGAGGATCTGCTGGTGGTTGCCGCAGGCGGGCCGGCGGGCGGCTTTGGCGCGGTCGTGCCGCCCTGGCTGGGGTCCAAGGCGCTGGCGGTGACCAGGCCGGTCACACCGTCGGGAGGAGAATAGGCGTATGAGTATCCGCGTTCTGAGTCCGACCTTTGAGCAAGCCGTGGACCAAAACGGACGGGTGCCGCGTCTGACCTCGTTGCACGGCTGCACCCTGGGGCTGTTGGACAACAGCAAAATCAAAGTCCGCGAGCTGCTCGACCATGTGGAGGAGCTGCTGCGGACCGAGTATGGCGTGGCCCATGTCGTGCGGCTCAGAAAGCCCGACGCCAGCCGGCCCGCCCCCCCAGAGCTGGTGACCGAGATGGCGCGCTGTGAGGCCGTCATCTCGGCCGTCGGCGATTGAGGCAGCTGCTCGTCGTGCAGTTTGCACGACGCCCTGAGCGCTGAAAAAGCCGGCGTGGCGGCCACCGCCATCATCACCGACCGCTTTGTCCAAACCGCCCAGGTCATGGCCCGGGTTTCGGGCATGGCGGATTATCCGTTCGCCGTGATTGCCCACCCGATCGCCAATAACAGCCAGACCGTGCTGCGCGACAAGGCCCAACAGGCGCTGCGCCAGTGTGTGGAGCAGCTGGTGCAGGGCTAGGCCATGGCTTTGAAGAAAGTGCCCGCCAAGAGCGGTAAACACGCCCTGCGGGAGGAATCCATCCTCCAGGCTGCGGCCGCCTGCTTTGGCGAGCACGGCTACCGTGCCACCACCCTGGAGATGGTCGCCGAGCGGCTCGACATCTCGCGGGTGACCCTGTACCGCTACTGTCCGAGCAAAGAAGAACTGCTGATTCGGGTCTTTGAGCGCTCCATCGCCATCTTCCAACGCGGCCTGCGCCACATCTGCGAACAAGACATTCCGCCGGCCGAAAAACTGCGCCAGATCATCCGCCATCAAGTCCGTCTGATGGCCGATCACCGCAATTTTCTGACCGTCTACTTCAGCGAAGAGGGCAATCTGCCGCCCGACATGGCCGAGCGCTCGCGGGCCGAGCGACGGGTCTACGATGGGCTGATCGAGGGGGTGATTCGCCAGGGCGTGGAATCCGGCCAGTTTGCCCGCCTGCCGGTCAAGCTGCTGTCGTTCGCCATCCTGGGCATGTGCAACTGGCTGTACCAGTGGTACCAGCCCGACGGTCCGCTGGCTGCGGATGAGGTGGCGCGGATCTTTATTGACCTCGTCGAGCACGGCTATCTGCGCGATGACCCGCAGCACGAACTGTTGTCCGGCCTGGAGCGGGTCGAAAAAACCCTGAGTTCCCTCCAGCAGCAGCTCCAGCCCGCCTCCCGTTCCGACCCACCCGCCTGACACGGACCGCTCCGGCCTTGGCCGCTGGCCGGTCGTGTAACCCAAACGCCTGTCTCAGGGGTCTAAAGAAGTATGCACGGAGCCGGGGGAGTGGAAACCGTTGAAGCCCGGGTCGAGCGGCCAGACGCCGGGCAGCTGGAGCTGGAACACCGCTTCGGGCTGCTGGTCGGCTCCCATCGGGAACGCGCCAGACGCCTGGCTTGGCGGCTAGTCGGCGGCGACGCCGAGGCGGCCGAGGACATCACCCAGGACGCCTTTGTCAGGGCCTATCAGCGGCTTGGCACGTTTCGGCACCAGGCCCGCCTCGAGACCTGGTTTTATCGCATCCTGGTCCGCCAGGCTCAGACCTACCGTCGCTGGCGTGCGGTGCGCGACCGCTGGCAGCAGGTGTGGAATCCGTCCGTCCCCGAACACGCTCCACAGCCGAGCGGGACGGCTCCGGAGGACACTGATCCTTTTGTCAGGCAACGCATAGCCGCAGCGCTGGAACATCTGAGCCGCAGTCAGCGCGAGGCGTTTGTCCTGGTCCATCTGGAAGGATTCACCGTTCGTGAATGTGCCGAGCTGATGGGCAAGCCCAGCGGGACGGTCAAGAGCCATCTGCACCGCGCCCTCGGCCGTTTACGGACCGAGCTGGCCGACCTCAGCCCGTTGGAGGCTGGGCCGGCCACGGAGCACGACCGATGAGTACAGCGTCCACACACCGGTCGCCCGGGCAGACAGACACGGAGTTTGTCACACGCCTGGCCGACCACTATGCCCCGCCCCCCCTCAGCCCAGGCCAGCGGGCCGCCTGGGACGCGAGGCTCGCCGCCCGGCTTGAAACGCGACGCCGGGCGGCGCTCCTTCCCGGGCTGGCAACGGCCGCGCTCGCCACCGCGCTGGTGTTCGGTCTGGGCGGGTGGTTTGGGTTTGAGTCGGGCGACCCGCCGGTCCGCCCTGCCCCGGTGGTGTCGGCCACACAAACGCGGACACTTGTCGTGTCTGCGGAAGATTCGGTATCTGACCTCCCGGACGACTGGGAGTATCTGCTGGCCTTGCAGCCGGCCGACGAAGAAGAGGCTGAGCAGCCCGGGCTGCTACCGGACGACTATGCGGCGATCGCAAGCATTTTTTTGGAAAGCTGAAGTGAAAGGAGAGAATATGTATCGTGTTGTGTGTGTGTGCGTACTGCTGCTCGGGCTGAGTGTCCCCGAGGCCAGCGGCGAACAGCCGGGACGGTCTCGGCACGCCGGTCCTCCGGCCGCGCGTTTTATCGAAAAACACGCCGAGCAGCTCGGGATTGACGAAACCACCCGGCAGGCCATCCAGAGCCTGGTCGAGGAGGCGCGGGCCAGGGGGCGGGAAATCCGCACTTCCCTGAAGCAGGCGCGGACCGAGATGCGCGGGCTGCTGGAGCAGGACAGCCCGGACGAAGCCGCGGTCATGCAGCACGCCGAACGGATCGGCGCGCTGCGAACCGAGATCCGCAAAAACCGCCTGCGGGCGATGTTGCAGATTCGGGCTCTACTCAGCTCGGAACAACGTCAAGCCCTGACCGCACTACGCCAGGAAAAACGCCCCGGTCGCCGGCGAGGGGGACGGTTTGGCGCGTGTCGGACCAATCTTGCCGAGCTGTGCCCCGAGGCCGGGCCGGGCCGGGCCTCGCTGCAATGTCTCAGCGACAACTGGGCTGCCCTGTCCCCGGGCTGTCAGGCCGTGTTTGAACGCGGCCGGCATCGGGGCAAACGCAGATCGGAACGGCCGGACTGAGCCGCGCCAGCCTATTGCCCGGACTGCTCCGGCGGCGTAGCGGACGACGCGGTGTGGCGGCCGGCCGTCCCGGACGGATTGGTATAGATATCGTTGAGCTGTTGGACGCAGCGGTCGGCCTCGGCCCGGACCTTATCGACGGTCGCCCGGGTCTGGGCATTCCAGGTCGCCGGTTCGGTGCGAAAAATACTCCGATACCAGCGCGTGCTGTGCTGAAAGGCCTCGACCAGATTGTCTACATGCTGGTCGGCCTGGTCTCGACGCAAGGCGGTGATGATCCGCTCACGCACCCGGCGGCGAACCTGCCAGTGTCCATAACCGGCCACGACAGCCACCACACCCAGGCCCCCGCCCCCCAGGCCGAGGAGCAGCTCGCCAAGGCCGAACCAAGCCAGCAGCCCGAGCAAGACCAGCCCCCCTCCGAGCAGTAACCCGTCCCGCCACACGACCCCTGTCCGCCAGCCGCGCAGCATGGCCCGCAATTGGGGAATCAGCTGTCGCTCCAGCTCGTTCGCCGAGCGCTCCAGGGTTCCCACCACACGGTAGGCCTGGGCGGTCCGCACCTGCTGAATACGGGCCTGGATTTCGGCGTGGTCGTGTTCGCGCAGCGCCTCGTACCGGGCCCGGACCTGGGGGTCGGCAATCGGGGGCGCCGCCGAGCGGCTGTAGGTGTGATAAAAACGCCCGGCGGTCAGGCCCTTCTGGGCCAGGCCGCGCTGCCAGGCGGCCACCACCTGTTCGGCGTTGTCATCCTGGGCGGTCGCATCCAGGTGGTTCAGTATGTACAGAAATTTGCTGGAATCCGCCCGCCGGATCGTCTTCTCGACCAGATGCTCAAGCGTATCCCGCATCGAGCCCGCTTCTGGGTGGCGGGCATCAAAAAAAACCAGCACCAGGTCGGACAGGGCGACGATGTGGTCGGTCAGACGCAGCACCGCGGTGCGTTGCTCGTCCGCGTCAAAGCCGGGGCTGTCAATAAAAATCCGGCCCCGAACCACCTGGCTGGGGCAGGTTTTGAGCTGGAGATAGGCGTCCATGCGCTCGCCCTCGCCCGGTGCCGAGGCCTCAAGCTCGCGGCTGATTTTGTAAAACGGGAAGCGTGGGTCGGCGTCCAGCGCCAGGGCTGGGAGCGCCCGGACCTGGGCGTCCTGGCCGTAACACACGACGGTAAACTTGTCGTCAACAGCCTGGTTGCCGGTCAGCTGTAAGGGATAGTCGAGATAGTCGTTGAGGAAGGTCGATTTACCGGCCGAATACGTCCCCAGAACAGCGATGATCGGCCACCACGGCACCTGACGGGTGTAGGACTCGGCGGGCGAGAAAAATCCCAGCCGGCGGGCGACGCCATCCAGTTTGCGCAGGCCGGCCACCACGGCCAGAAAGACCGCTCCCTCCTCTTCCAGTTCGTTCTGGATATGTGTCTCAAGAGCCGCCTCAAGACGGTCCGGGTGAGCGGTCTTGCGTCCAAACAGCACGCGGGCTTCCCCTGCCACTGAGACACCAGAGCGGTGTGGTGTGCGCCTGCCCCGAGCGTCGCCTGCCTGGTGCCTCAGGCGGCGGCCTGGGCCAACCGCTTGGTGATAAAGCCCGGCTTGAACAGCGCGATCAACACCGGCAGCAGGGTCATCGTGGCCAGAAAACTCACCCCCATCCACAGCGCCAGCAACAGCCCCATCTCGCCGCTGAAACGCAGGCTCGACATGGTCCAGAACAGGGTCCCAAGCACCATGGTCAGGGCGGTAAAGGTGACCGCCTTGCCCGAGGTGACCAGCGCCCGCAAGACGGCCGTGTCCAGCGTTTCTCCGGGCTGTTGTTCCTCGATAATCCGGCTGACGATGTACAAGGCATAGTCAATGCCAAAGCCGACCCCGACCGTGACGACCGGCAGGGTATGGATGTTGATGCCGATATCCCGCGCTCCCATGTAGGCGTTGATGATCGCGTTGGCGACCAACAGCGGCAGGATCATGTATACCCCCGCCAATAGCGACCGGTAGGTCACCACCAGGATGAGAAAGATCGTGCCAAAGCCGAGGATGTTGACCAGAATGTCGTTTGTGAGCAGCTCCTCATTGGCCGCAGCCAGCACCCCGATCGGTCCGCCGGCCAGACGGAAGCGGGCGGTCTCCAGGGGGTTGGCGGCAATATACTCGCGGGCCCGCTGGATGATCCGACGCACGGTATCGCCCTTGTGGTCGGTCAGGTAAAAATGGATGGGCGCGTGGCGGAACTGATAGTCGATAACCCGCGCGCTCTCGCTGTGCGAGACGCCAAAGAAGTAGCCCGAGATCGCCATCAGCACCTGGGTGCGGGACCGGGGCAGGACGTTCCACTTTGGATCGCCGGTGCCGTTGACCGCGCCCAGGATATCGACAAACGAGAAACTCGCGCCGACCGCCGGATCGCGCTCCAGATAGCGCTGGAAGCTCTCAATCCAGGGTAAGACCTCGGGGTTCATCAGCGACGGCTGCGAGTCGCGCCGCTCCAGGATTTCCCGGGCGCTCAAGCCTTCCTCAGACGCGCCGGTGTCTTGGGGCAGGGTGCGTTCGGCCATGACCATCAGGTTTTCCACCCCGCCAAAGGTTTCCTGAATGCGGGCATGGGCGGTGTTGTACGGAGAGTCGCGGTACAGCAGGGGCGAGATCGCGCTGGGATCGCCGATGACGAGGTGTTGCCAGAAATAGACGCTGCCGACCATCAGTCCCAGCCAGGTGGCCAGGGTCAGGGCCTTGCCCGCCGGCGACAGCAGGACTGCGGCCAGGCTGCTCAGGGTGCGCTTGAACACTCCCTCGTTGCGTTTGAGGACAATCCGCACGTCGGGTTCGCGCAGATAGTGATAGACGATCGGATTGAGCAACAGCTCACTGATCGTAATGGCCAGGATCCACACCGCGGCACTGATGGCCAGCTTCTGGAGCAGCACGATGGGGACGAACAGGATGACCAGCACCCCCAGTGCATCGGTTAGAATGCCCGACAGGGTCGGCACGAACAGCTGAGCAAAGGCGGCCACAATCGCCGGTTCCTTCTGCCAGTCGGCCT
This window encodes:
- a CDS encoding Spy/CpxP family protein refolding chaperone; protein product: MYRVVCVCVLLLGLSVPEASGEQPGRSRHAGPPAARFIEKHAEQLGIDETTRQAIQSLVEEARARGREIRTSLKQARTEMRGLLEQDSPDEAAVMQHAERIGALRTEIRKNRLRAMLQIRALLSSEQRQALTALRQEKRPGRRRGGRFGACRTNLAELCPEAGPGRASLQCLSDNWAALSPGCQAVFERGRHRGKRRSERPD
- a CDS encoding RNA polymerase sigma factor encodes the protein METVEARVERPDAGQLELEHRFGLLVGSHRERARRLAWRLVGGDAEAAEDITQDAFVRAYQRLGTFRHQARLETWFYRILVRQAQTYRRWRAVRDRWQQVWNPSVPEHAPQPSGTAPEDTDPFVRQRIAAALEHLSRSQREAFVLVHLEGFTVRECAELMGKPSGTVKSHLHRALGRLRTELADLSPLEAGPATEHDR
- a CDS encoding MMPL family transporter yields the protein MSETEQNTDQAFLYRLGEQLIARRKIVLSGVAVATLIFAAFAFQLDLITRFDEQLPQDHEFIQTHNEYAEEVGGANTLQIMLEVKEGTIFTRETLGKVFEMTKRLDTIYGVNHDLINSLAHRTNRRIQLKGGGLTEIEPIMERAPQNENDVRRVREIVYTTPNLYGVLVSLDEKATLLQATFIEGRIDHRRLFDEVMGAVVEPFSDDNTTIHVAGHPALYGWVYYYATQVYWIFLATTFLMWLCLYLYFHDIRGALRPTITGVVSAIWGLGFIKMIGFSLDPLTLVIPFFITARAVSHSVQMHERYYEEYQKADWQKEPAIVAAFAQLFVPTLSGILTDALGVLVILFVPIVLLQKLAISAAVWILAITISELLLNPIVYHYLREPDVRIVLKRNEGVFKRTLSSLAAVLLSPAGKALTLATWLGLMVGSVYFWQHLVIGDPSAISPLLYRDSPYNTAHARIQETFGGVENLMVMAERTLPQDTGASEEGLSAREILERRDSQPSLMNPEVLPWIESFQRYLERDPAVGASFSFVDILGAVNGTGDPKWNVLPRSRTQVLMAISGYFFGVSHSESARVIDYQFRHAPIHFYLTDHKGDTVRRIIQRAREYIAANPLETARFRLAGGPIGVLAAANEELLTNDILVNILGFGTIFLILVVTYRSLLAGVYMILPLLVANAIINAYMGARDIGINIHTLPVVTVGVGFGIDYALYIVSRIIEEQQPGETLDTAVLRALVTSGKAVTFTALTMVLGTLFWTMSSLRFSGEMGLLLALWMGVSFLATMTLLPVLIALFKPGFITKRLAQAAA
- a CDS encoding dynamin family protein, giving the protein MLFGRKTAHPDRLEAALETHIQNELEEEGAVFLAVVAGLRKLDGVARRLGFFSPAESYTRQVPWWPIIAVLGTYSAGKSTFLNDYLDYPLQLTGNQAVDDKFTVVCYGQDAQVRALPALALDADPRFPFYKISRELEASAPGEGERMDAYLQLKTCPSQVVRGRIFIDSPGFDADEQRTAVLRLTDHIVALSDLVLVFFDARHPEAGSMRDTLEHLVEKTIRRADSSKFLYILNHLDATAQDDNAEQVVAAWQRGLAQKGLTAGRFYHTYSRSAAPPIADPQVRARYEALREHDHAEIQARIQQVRTAQAYRVVGTLERSANELERQLIPQLRAMLRGWRTGVVWRDGLLLGGGLVLLGLLAWFGLGELLLGLGGGGLGVVAVVAGYGHWQVRRRVRERIITALRRDQADQHVDNLVEAFQHSTRWYRSIFRTEPATWNAQTRATVDKVRAEADRCVQQLNDIYTNPSGTAGRHTASSATPPEQSGQ
- a CDS encoding glutathione S-transferase family protein — its product is MKVHDSKAAPNPRRVRIFVAEKGLDVPFEEVDIMNAVNRQAEFRQKNPMGTVPVLELDDGTCIAESAAICRYFEEIQPEPPLLGVDATDRAVVAMWDRRMEFELLLPIADSFRQHHAFFKGRIEQCPEYAEVAKRRAVQNLAWLDEVLADRQFVAGERFSVADITALCAVDFGRVSKIGIAPEQKNLARWHEAVSARPSAKA
- a CDS encoding TetR family transcriptional regulator, with amino-acid sequence MALKKVPAKSGKHALREESILQAAAACFGEHGYRATTLEMVAERLDISRVTLYRYCPSKEELLIRVFERSIAIFQRGLRHICEQDIPPAEKLRQIIRHQVRLMADHRNFLTVYFSEEGNLPPDMAERSRAERRVYDGLIEGVIRQGVESGQFARLPVKLLSFAILGMCNWLYQWYQPDGPLAADEVARIFIDLVEHGYLRDDPQHELLSGLERVEKTLSSLQQQLQPASRSDPPA